A single Camelus ferus isolate YT-003-E chromosome 3, BCGSAC_Cfer_1.0, whole genome shotgun sequence DNA region contains:
- the CCL28 gene encoding C-C motif chemokine 28, whose protein sequence is MQQTGLALMALAACVALHPSEAILPIASSCCTEVSHHISRRLLERVNVCRIQRADGDCDLAAVILHVKRRRICVSAHNHVIKQWMKEQAAKKDAKGNVCQKKHHGRKNSKGAHQGKRETHGHKTPY, encoded by the exons ATGCAGCAGACAGGACTCGCTCTCATGGCCTTGGCTGCCTGTGTGGCTCTTCATCCCTCGGAAG ccATACTCCCCATTGCCTCCAGCTGCTGCACCGAGGTTTCACATCATATTTCCAGAAGGCTTCTGGAAAGAGTGAATGTGTGTCGCATTCAGAGAGCTGACGGGGATTGTGACTTGGCTGCTGTCAT CCTTCATGTCAAGCGCAGAAGAATCTGCGTCAGCGCACACAATCATGTTATTAAGCAGTGGATGAAGGAACAAGCAGCTAAGAAAGATGCTAAAGGCAACGTTTGCCAGAAGAAACACCATGGCAGGAAGAACAGTAAAGGGGCACATCAGGGGAAGCGTGAAACACATGGCCACAAAACTCCTTATTAG